Proteins co-encoded in one Vibrio aquimaris genomic window:
- a CDS encoding IS630 family transposase (programmed frameshift), with amino-acid sequence MDSLNNIDFKKLASQQKSIQMKMRLLALAHFKDGHSRTQVAKFLRVSRTSVNKWVQTFLEEGLEGLQEKPRTGRPAFLNAMQREELRQYIKARAMDSSGGQLTGNDIHAYIVNKFGKHYHPDSIYYLLNHMGFSWITSRSKHPRQSQPIQDDFKKFKIETILKIPGHMGLDNVDVWFQDEARFGQQNTTTRLWAKRGSRSRAVKQQQFEYAYLFGSVCPARGIGEALVVPRVNKDTMVEHLKQISTATEKGRHAVVIMDGASWHTDDIAEQFSNVSTIKLPPYSPELNPIEQVWSWLRQHYLANQSFTDYDDIVAKICAAWNRFLDSSKRVTKMCSRRWIELTS; translated from the exons ATGGACAGTCTCAATAACATTGATTTCAAAAAGCTTGCTAGCCAACAAAAATCTATTCAAATGAAGATGCGATTGCTCGCATTGGCTCACTTTAAAGATGGTCACTCTCGAACCCAAGTTGCTAAGTTCCTTAGGGTAAGCAGAACCAGTGTGAATAAATGGGTACAAACGTTCCTTGAAGAAGGGCTTGAAGGGTTGCAAGAGAAACCAAGAACGGGTCGCCCAGCATTTCTTAACGCGATGCAGCGAGAAGAATTACGTCAGTATATAAAAGCTCGAGCGATGGATTCGTCTGGCGGTCAATTAACTGGTAACGATATTCATGCTTATATCGTTAATAAATTTGGCAAACACTACCACCCAGATTCGATCTACTACTTGCTCAACCATATGGGCTTTTCTTGGATAACTTCACGCTCCAAGCACCCTCGTCAATCCCAGCCAATCCAAGACGATTTT AAAAAATTCAAAATTGAAACGATCCTTAAGATCCCCGGTCACATGGGGCTTGATAACGTCGATGTCTGGTTTCAGGATGAAGCAAGATTTGGCCAGCAAAACACGACAACTCGACTTTGGGCTAAACGTGGATCAAGATCAAGAGCAGTAAAACAGCAGCAGTTTGAATATGCTTATTTGTTTGGCTCAGTATGTCCCGCTAGAGGTATTGGCGAGGCGTTGGTCGTTCCTCGGGTTAACAAGGATACTATGGTTGAGCACCTTAAGCAGATATCCACGGCGACCGAAAAAGGTCGTCATGCAGTAGTCATTATGGATGGTGCTAGTTGGCATACAGATGACATTGCAGAGCAGTTTAGTAATGTCAGTACCATCAAACTCCCGCCCTACTCACCAGAACTCAACCCGATAGAACAAGTGTGGAGTTGGTTGAGGCAGCACTATCTAGCCAACCAATCGTTTACCGATTACGACGATATCGTTGCCAAAATCTGTGCTGCATGGAATCGCTTTTTGGATAGCTCGAAAAGAGTCACTAAGATGTGCTCGAGAAGATGGATAGAGCTGACCAGTTAA